A DNA window from Anaerobaca lacustris contains the following coding sequences:
- a CDS encoding efflux RND transporter periplasmic adaptor subunit, whose protein sequence is MTETVTRTGRGSLLWALVVVVVVAVAAFVMLRRPPECVEEEVLPPEVRVRRFVAGEVPVVVRGHGAVRPKVSMEIAPEVAGRVVFVHSQFRAGGVIRANERIVQVDPREYELAARQARAAVAEAQAGLDTEIAEAEVERREWGQPDGQAGADPLRMLREPRIRRARAALESAKAQLSVAELRLERTTISLPFDAIIAGQAVDLGQYVVAGQPLATARGIDAFEVEVLLPSDDVAWLDLLSLSDALAGRFDESRVPADVRADFGGGTHIWPGYITRMMGQVDTASRMVPVVVEVPRPLEVSAGRPPLLPGTVVEVLIAGRTLNHAMAVPLDAVVGGDRIWLVEDGRLTIRPVEIVRTDQRHAYVVSGLSDGALVVTGAFDGLAEGMAVRALADSGDG, encoded by the coding sequence ATGACCGAGACGGTGACACGAACGGGGCGGGGCTCGCTGTTGTGGGCGCTCGTTGTTGTGGTTGTGGTTGCGGTCGCGGCGTTTGTCATGCTTCGCCGACCGCCCGAGTGCGTCGAGGAGGAGGTCCTGCCGCCAGAGGTTCGGGTCCGCCGATTTGTCGCCGGTGAGGTTCCGGTGGTCGTTCGGGGCCACGGGGCCGTGAGGCCCAAGGTCTCGATGGAGATCGCCCCGGAGGTGGCCGGCAGGGTGGTGTTCGTCCATTCCCAATTCAGAGCCGGCGGCGTCATTCGGGCCAACGAGAGGATCGTCCAGGTCGATCCGCGCGAGTACGAACTGGCTGCGCGACAGGCCCGGGCGGCGGTGGCCGAGGCGCAGGCGGGACTGGATACGGAGATCGCCGAGGCGGAGGTGGAGCGTCGCGAATGGGGCCAGCCCGACGGCCAGGCGGGGGCGGACCCGCTGCGCATGCTGCGAGAGCCTCGGATTCGGCGGGCCAGGGCCGCTCTCGAATCGGCCAAGGCGCAGTTGTCGGTGGCCGAACTGAGGTTGGAGAGGACGACGATCTCGCTACCGTTCGATGCGATCATTGCGGGTCAGGCGGTGGACCTTGGCCAGTACGTTGTGGCCGGACAGCCCCTGGCGACCGCACGCGGGATCGATGCCTTCGAGGTGGAGGTGCTTCTTCCAAGCGATGATGTGGCCTGGCTCGACCTATTGTCGCTGTCGGACGCCCTTGCCGGCCGGTTCGATGAGAGCAGAGTCCCGGCCGACGTGCGGGCCGACTTCGGCGGGGGCACGCATATCTGGCCCGGGTACATCACGCGAATGATGGGGCAGGTGGACACCGCGTCGCGGATGGTCCCCGTGGTGGTGGAGGTCCCCCGGCCGCTGGAGGTCTCGGCGGGCCGGCCGCCGCTGCTGCCGGGCACCGTCGTCGAGGTCCTGATCGCCGGAAGGACGCTGAATCATGCGATGGCCGTTCCGCTGGACGCCGTTGTGGGCGGCGACCGCATCTGGCTCGTCGAAGACGGCCGGCTGACGATCCGGCCTGTGGAGATCGTGCGGACCGACCAGCGGCACGCTTACGTCGTTTCGGGCCTTTCCGATGGGGCCTTGGTCGTCACCGGCGCGTTCGACGGGCTTGCCGAAGGGATGGCGGTGCGCGCCCTGGCGGATTCGGGCGACGGGTAG
- a CDS encoding efflux transporter outer membrane subunit produces the protein MKADARWVVQVLTYCIAAVVAGGCMMGPKYSRPETPAETATRFVHAPDQVERLGDVEELDRWWERFGDPVTADLVQQALEGNYDLRASAARVLQAREGLSEAKGRLWPEVSYGITRDRSKRYFNFGGGGGAEDPNDPLLSAFSGGFSPLTTTWSQDISVSYLVDFWGKLRRAKRAAWEDLLASEANRQALTNSTISLVIQARIDVAVAQRRLALAKANIESLENTLEITERRHRAGLVGPVDVRLARAGLEGARAQEPAIASALAMSRHSLDVLVGRQPGTSSALPQTLPELPDLASAPVGVPGTLLDRRPDVRAAEFALRAANERVGASIAQLYPDLVLTASYGRSADQWEDIWKNFSETYSAAFNLAQPIFRGGQLRAQVRAAKARYEEAAAVYGGVVLDAMRQVEDALIGEQLLQRQLEHVQRQLQESRAAEDLSRRRYEQGVEGLLTVLESERRRRSAEEQVAVLKGQIWTTRVNLHLALGGDWAGAQVVESQMVKK, from the coding sequence ATGAAGGCCGATGCCCGTTGGGTTGTGCAGGTATTGACGTATTGTATCGCGGCCGTTGTGGCCGGGGGCTGCATGATGGGTCCGAAGTATTCCCGGCCCGAGACGCCCGCCGAGACGGCGACGCGGTTCGTCCACGCCCCGGACCAGGTCGAGCGCCTTGGCGACGTGGAAGAGCTGGATCGCTGGTGGGAGCGGTTCGGCGATCCGGTGACGGCCGATCTGGTCCAGCAGGCCCTGGAAGGCAATTACGACCTGAGGGCCTCGGCGGCAAGGGTGCTCCAGGCTCGCGAGGGTCTGTCCGAGGCGAAGGGCCGGCTCTGGCCCGAGGTCTCGTACGGCATCACGCGGGACCGCAGCAAGCGCTACTTCAACTTCGGCGGTGGCGGCGGTGCCGAAGACCCCAACGATCCTCTGCTGTCGGCGTTCAGCGGCGGGTTCAGCCCGCTGACGACGACGTGGTCGCAGGATATCTCGGTTTCGTATCTGGTGGATTTCTGGGGCAAACTGCGTCGGGCCAAGCGGGCGGCATGGGAGGACCTGCTGGCGTCGGAGGCGAATCGGCAGGCGCTGACCAACTCGACCATCTCGCTGGTGATCCAGGCGCGGATCGACGTGGCGGTCGCCCAGAGACGTCTGGCGCTGGCGAAGGCGAACATCGAGAGCCTTGAAAACACGCTGGAGATCACGGAACGGCGGCATCGTGCCGGGCTGGTCGGGCCGGTGGACGTGCGTCTGGCCCGCGCCGGTCTGGAGGGGGCCAGGGCGCAGGAGCCGGCCATCGCTTCGGCGCTGGCGATGTCGCGTCATTCGCTGGACGTGCTGGTCGGCCGGCAGCCGGGGACCTCGTCGGCCCTGCCGCAGACCCTGCCGGAACTGCCCGACCTGGCCTCGGCCCCGGTGGGGGTGCCCGGCACGCTGCTGGATCGGCGTCCCGACGTGCGGGCGGCGGAGTTCGCCCTGCGGGCCGCCAACGAGCGGGTCGGCGCCAGCATCGCGCAGCTCTATCCCGATCTGGTCCTGACGGCCAGCTACGGCCGCAGCGCCGATCAGTGGGAGGACATCTGGAAGAACTTCTCCGAGACCTATTCGGCCGCGTTCAACCTCGCCCAGCCCATCTTCCGAGGGGGCCAGCTTCGCGCGCAGGTCCGGGCGGCCAAGGCCCGGTATGAGGAGGCGGCGGCCGTCTACGGCGGTGTGGTGCTCGACGCCATGCGTCAGGTCGAGGATGCGTTGATCGGCGAGCAACTGTTGCAGCGCCAGCTCGAACACGTCCAACGCCAGTTGCAAGAGTCGCGGGCGGCCGAGGACCTGTCGAGGCGACGGTACGAGCAGGGGGTCGAGGGCCTTCTAACGGTGCTGGAATCGGAACGGCGACGGCGCTCTGCGGAAGAACAGGTCGCCGTTCTTAAGGGACAGATCTGGACGACCCGCGTCAACCTGCACCTGGCGCTGGGCGGCGACTGGGCGGGCGCCCAGGTCGTGGAGTCCCAGATGGTGAAGAAATGA
- a CDS encoding TetR/AcrR family transcriptional regulator codes for MNDKGVQDRLLEAAEDLFCRRGFKDTSVREIASAAGCNVAAINYYFGGKEKLYVAFWRRWLATLRETRIAAIDRVMSGGPEPALEELLGSYARSFLEPLLDGQGLEGQGRCRFVELMVREMVDPHLPADMFVREMANPVMAVLSEALERLCPWLEPEAVGPIILSVVGQLVHAIVARQMFEQCGGAGGPQRDLEKTVEHIVRFSAAGIRGYANGERK; via the coding sequence ATGAACGACAAAGGGGTTCAAGATCGACTTCTGGAGGCGGCCGAGGATCTGTTCTGCCGGCGTGGCTTCAAGGACACGAGCGTCCGGGAGATCGCGTCGGCGGCCGGGTGCAACGTCGCGGCGATCAACTACTATTTCGGCGGCAAGGAGAAGCTGTACGTCGCGTTCTGGCGTCGCTGGCTGGCGACCCTGCGGGAGACCCGCATCGCCGCCATTGACCGGGTCATGTCCGGGGGGCCCGAGCCGGCTCTGGAAGAGCTGCTTGGTTCGTACGCCCGGTCTTTCCTTGAACCTCTGCTCGACGGGCAGGGACTGGAAGGGCAGGGACGCTGTCGATTCGTGGAACTGATGGTCCGCGAGATGGTCGATCCGCACCTGCCGGCCGACATGTTCGTGCGCGAGATGGCCAACCCGGTGATGGCGGTGTTGAGCGAGGCGCTCGAACGGCTGTGCCCGTGGCTGGAGCCGGAGGCGGTCGGGCCGATCATTTTGTCGGTCGTGGGGCAGCTCGTGCATGCGATCGTCGCCCGGCAGATGTTCGAGCAATGCGGCGGTGCGGGGGGGCCGCAACGGGATCTTGAGAAGACGGTGGAGCACATCGTCAGGTTTTCTGCTGCGGGGATTCGCGGCTACGCCAATGGAGAGAGAAAATGA
- a CDS encoding DUF927 domain-containing protein, whose protein sequence is MKEREITQVYDYSDESGELLFQVVRYAPKGFRQRRPDDKGGWIWNLNNTRRVLYRLPELLKATMQDWVFVVEGEKDCDHLCGEGFDATCSPMGAAKWRKEYNEFFKGRLVAIIPDNDLAGRKHAQQVAESLSSVAGEVRIVELPDLQTGGDVSDWLDNGGTKEQLLNLVDQSYAYQPSLKNAIECRDHPYLETENGLVWLKPTRDGETSVQLTNFTARIVGDCAHDDGVERTALFELDARLEGCSQCFAVSAPEFTAMTWPAKHLGARAIIFPGTTKREHARAAIQLLSKDITRQIKYAHTGWREVGGQWVYLHAGGALGASGPVRNVVTELSDTLCHYCLPDPPEGELLRNAIWASLRILDLVPDTVGWPLLCLPWCAVLGVGTFTCHLVGDTGTGKSQLAALIQQHFGPEIEATRLPGSWASTANALQGLAFVAKDALLTIDDFAPGGTQRDVQQLHRKAGDIIRSQANRSGRLRMRADTTLRPSKPPRGLILSTGEDTPRGQSIQARMVVVELGRNELEWSKLSACQRDGAAGLYAQVTSGFVCWLAAQYEEKKSGVRDELIALREEASKGMLHRRTPTSTAELAIAAKCFLRFAELSGAISHEEHLVHWQRCWAALMHIAASQTAHQTAANPVVRYLELLGSALACGTAHVAGPDGQEPANPKAWGWREKGIHSSLERMWQPQGDRIGWVDRESLYLDPDASYKVAQSMTGNGEGLVISARTLRKRLHEQRLLMVEGKRETLTVRRILEGAQRNVLYLLAESIRGYVPAEPDIPDNSDNGLGSYSSDDCSTSGDLSGFTHDATASLPARDRPEPF, encoded by the coding sequence ATGAAGGAACGGGAGATAACACAGGTATACGATTACTCCGACGAATCGGGCGAACTGCTGTTCCAAGTGGTTCGTTACGCACCCAAAGGCTTTCGGCAGCGCCGCCCGGATGATAAGGGTGGCTGGATTTGGAATCTGAACAACACGCGTCGTGTTCTCTATCGGTTGCCAGAATTGCTCAAAGCAACCATGCAGGACTGGGTGTTTGTTGTCGAGGGAGAGAAGGATTGCGACCATCTATGCGGTGAAGGGTTCGATGCCACGTGCTCTCCCATGGGCGCGGCCAAGTGGCGTAAGGAATACAACGAGTTCTTCAAGGGCCGCTTGGTTGCCATCATTCCCGACAATGATCTAGCGGGGAGGAAGCACGCACAGCAGGTGGCTGAGTCCCTATCCAGCGTTGCCGGTGAGGTGCGGATTGTCGAGCTTCCGGACTTGCAGACAGGTGGTGACGTCTCCGATTGGCTTGACAATGGTGGAACGAAGGAACAACTCCTGAACTTGGTAGATCAGAGTTACGCCTATCAGCCATCGCTGAAGAACGCTATTGAGTGTCGGGATCATCCCTACTTGGAGACAGAGAACGGTTTGGTCTGGCTCAAACCCACGCGAGATGGGGAGACGTCCGTTCAATTGACCAACTTCACCGCCAGAATAGTGGGGGACTGCGCGCATGATGATGGCGTTGAACGAACGGCACTGTTTGAACTTGACGCGCGCCTTGAAGGTTGTTCGCAATGTTTTGCCGTCTCAGCTCCTGAGTTCACCGCTATGACTTGGCCCGCGAAACACTTGGGTGCACGTGCGATCATCTTTCCAGGTACAACCAAAAGGGAGCATGCCCGTGCAGCGATCCAATTGCTCAGCAAGGATATCACTCGGCAGATCAAGTACGCTCATACAGGTTGGCGGGAAGTCGGGGGTCAATGGGTCTACCTGCACGCGGGCGGGGCGTTGGGAGCCTCCGGACCTGTGCGAAACGTTGTTACTGAGTTGTCCGATACCCTATGTCACTATTGTTTGCCTGACCCACCTGAAGGCGAACTGCTGCGCAATGCCATCTGGGCAAGTCTACGAATCCTCGACTTGGTGCCGGACACGGTGGGATGGCCGCTTCTCTGTCTTCCCTGGTGCGCTGTGCTGGGCGTAGGCACATTCACGTGTCACCTTGTGGGGGATACGGGTACAGGCAAGAGTCAACTGGCGGCGCTGATTCAACAGCATTTTGGTCCTGAAATAGAAGCGACCCGTCTACCTGGTTCATGGGCGAGTACTGCCAACGCATTGCAGGGTCTGGCGTTTGTGGCAAAGGACGCTCTTCTTACCATAGATGATTTTGCTCCTGGTGGAACACAGCGTGATGTTCAGCAGCTTCACCGCAAGGCGGGGGATATCATCCGAAGCCAGGCCAATCGGTCAGGGCGACTACGTATGCGCGCGGACACAACGCTCAGACCGTCCAAGCCTCCGCGTGGGCTCATACTGAGCACGGGGGAGGACACGCCGAGAGGTCAGTCCATCCAGGCCCGAATGGTGGTGGTAGAGCTTGGGCGGAATGAGCTTGAGTGGTCCAAGCTCTCGGCTTGCCAGCGAGATGGCGCTGCCGGTTTGTACGCTCAAGTGACATCAGGATTCGTGTGTTGGTTGGCTGCGCAGTATGAAGAAAAGAAAAGCGGGGTCCGTGATGAGCTTATCGCGCTGCGCGAGGAAGCCAGCAAGGGGATGCTTCACAGGCGAACGCCCACATCAACTGCCGAATTAGCGATTGCCGCAAAGTGCTTCCTGCGTTTTGCCGAGCTGAGCGGCGCTATCAGCCACGAGGAGCACTTGGTTCACTGGCAGAGATGTTGGGCGGCGTTAATGCACATAGCCGCGTCTCAAACAGCCCATCAAACCGCAGCGAATCCGGTCGTCCGTTATCTGGAACTTCTCGGCTCTGCGCTCGCGTGCGGTACGGCCCACGTTGCCGGACCCGACGGGCAAGAGCCCGCTAACCCCAAAGCATGGGGCTGGCGGGAAAAAGGGATTCACAGCAGCCTGGAACGAATGTGGCAACCCCAAGGCGATAGAATTGGATGGGTGGACAGGGAATCGCTCTATCTTGATCCAGATGCGAGCTATAAGGTTGCACAGTCGATGACGGGCAACGGCGAGGGGCTTGTCATATCTGCCCGCACTCTGCGGAAACGCCTGCATGAGCAGCGCCTTCTGATGGTGGAAGGTAAGCGTGAAACCCTGACCGTAAGAAGGATACTGGAGGGCGCTCAGCGCAACGTGTTGTATCTTCTGGCCGAATCAATTCGGGGGTATGTACCCGCAGAGCCTGACATTCCTGACAATTCGGACAACGGACTGGGTTCATACAGCAGCGATGACTGTTCGACGTCAGGGGATTTGTCAGGTTTTACCCATGATGCAACGGCAAGCCTACCTGCACGCGATAGGCCAGAGCCTTTTTGA
- a CDS encoding helix-turn-helix transcriptional regulator yields MQATKQRSRLRLINVNELADILGISMRHLWRMKAAGELPEPVHLRNSVRWLLADIERWLEMGCPSKTQFEVQKRTRDRAEARR; encoded by the coding sequence ATGCAAGCGACGAAGCAGAGGTCACGTCTCAGGCTCATCAACGTCAACGAGTTGGCGGACATCCTCGGAATCAGCATGCGTCACCTCTGGCGGATGAAGGCGGCTGGGGAGTTGCCCGAACCAGTTCACCTACGGAATTCCGTGCGCTGGCTACTTGCTGACATCGAGCGATGGTTAGAGATGGGGTGTCCCTCGAAGACACAGTTCGAGGTGCAAAAGCGAACGAGAGACCGGGCAGAAGCCAGAAGATGA